The following proteins are encoded in a genomic region of Nicoliella spurrieriana:
- the yidC gene encoding membrane protein insertase YidC: MKKLKRLGALAMTGSLVLLLSGCVQTDKSGKPYGWYYDLFGKTGENVLNFIAKFVGGYGWALIVLTVLVRLVLLPLMVNQMRKSTTQQEKMNLLKPQMDEIRKHQKAAKTQEEQVAASQAMMSLYKQNGVSMTGGIGCLPMLIQLPVFAALYEAIRFSPELSKTIFFGIKLGDKNIALAILAFIAYIVQAFLSRMGLPETQQKQMQAMLFISPIFILIIAFQAPAGLGIYFFIGGIFACIQTFIINLYRPKIRREVEAAAKRNPPKKVDLAPLTNAENDDQASTTEKTPKKQTNRNRNRNAGKQNRK; this comes from the coding sequence ATGAAAAAGTTAAAACGACTAGGTGCGTTGGCCATGACCGGCTCATTAGTTTTATTATTGAGTGGTTGTGTGCAGACTGACAAGAGCGGTAAGCCATACGGTTGGTATTATGACTTATTTGGTAAGACCGGTGAAAACGTCCTGAACTTCATTGCGAAGTTCGTGGGCGGATATGGTTGGGCATTGATCGTCTTGACCGTCTTGGTCAGATTAGTCCTGTTACCACTAATGGTCAATCAAATGCGCAAGTCCACCACGCAACAAGAAAAGATGAACCTCCTAAAACCACAGATGGACGAAATTAGAAAGCATCAAAAGGCAGCTAAGACCCAAGAAGAACAGGTCGCAGCAAGCCAGGCAATGATGTCATTATACAAGCAAAACGGCGTCAGCATGACCGGAGGCATCGGGTGTTTACCAATGCTGATCCAATTGCCCGTCTTTGCGGCATTATATGAAGCAATCCGCTTCTCGCCAGAACTTTCTAAAACGATTTTCTTTGGTATTAAACTGGGCGATAAAAACATTGCACTGGCGATCTTGGCGTTCATCGCATACATCGTCCAAGCATTTCTGTCCCGGATGGGCCTGCCTGAGACCCAACAAAAACAGATGCAGGCAATGTTATTCATTAGTCCCATCTTCATTTTAATCATTGCCTTTCAAGCCCCCGCTGGATTGGGAATCTACTTCTTCATTGGTGGAATCTTTGCATGTATCCAAACCTTTATCATTAACCTATACAGGCCTAAGATTAGAAGAGAAGTGGAAGCAGCTGCAAAGCGCAATCCACCGAAAAAGGTGGATCTAGCACCCCTGACCAATGCTGAAAATGATGATCAGGCTTCCACAACGGAAAAAACACCAAAAAAACAAACCAATCGCAATCGTAACCGTAACGCCGGCAAACAAAACCGGAAGTAA
- a CDS encoding HAMP domain-containing histidine kinase, with protein MQKQDKQQSQSVKTDDVSNGRRWISLKWKWSVGTSIVVFLVASIFSFLIYNRFSDVLLDQERAHVQTTLNGVAGRLTALNKFDYDGVYNVLSPRLSPKGHDDQVLAPDSVFSDLSRNNTAINVSDANHHSLFMVGSSNVFNAVKQDVTDRRVYTDRINHSLVLVGDSPIYAKNSRRMVGTVRIIDKLNDYHSSTAKLVVILLLLLVITTVMASLLAYAMAAYLLRPINKIRRTINEVNESPKTTKRVPKLNQNDELTDLGTLFNDMLDTMQRYIRQQQRFVEDVSHELRTPVAVIQGHMDLLKRWGKDDPEVLQESIDASIGEIDRMKSLINEMLDLSRVEQASLNYRDRVTDVEEVVEQQFSDFQMLHPDFDFTFDNDVRKPVYAQIYRGHLSQILVILLDNAVKYSTDRKIIHISLSRNMRSVELSVQDFGEGISQDNMGNVFERFYRVDKSRSRDQGGNGLGLSIAKRLVEAYHGRIAVESSLGSGSIFSISLPILTKEQRLALEQREQAEQPAQSDLNQE; from the coding sequence ATGCAAAAACAAGATAAGCAACAATCACAAAGTGTGAAAACTGATGACGTTAGTAACGGCAGGAGATGGATTTCACTTAAGTGGAAATGGTCCGTTGGCACATCGATCGTTGTTTTTCTAGTTGCATCAATCTTTTCTTTTTTAATTTATAATCGGTTTTCTGACGTCTTGTTGGACCAAGAACGCGCGCACGTTCAAACGACCTTAAATGGGGTTGCTGGCCGGTTGACTGCACTGAATAAATTTGATTACGATGGGGTCTATAACGTGTTGTCACCACGCCTGTCTCCGAAGGGGCATGATGATCAAGTCTTGGCACCTGATTCGGTCTTTAGTGACTTATCACGGAACAACACCGCAATTAACGTTTCGGATGCTAATCATCATTCGTTATTCATGGTGGGGAGTTCCAATGTATTTAACGCGGTCAAACAAGACGTTACTGACCGCCGGGTGTATACCGATCGCATCAACCATTCGTTGGTCCTAGTTGGGGATTCACCAATCTATGCTAAGAATAGTCGACGAATGGTCGGCACCGTCCGGATTATTGACAAGCTAAACGATTACCACTCGTCAACCGCAAAATTAGTGGTCATTTTATTACTGCTGTTAGTGATCACGACCGTCATGGCTTCCCTATTGGCGTATGCAATGGCAGCGTACCTCTTACGGCCAATCAATAAAATTCGCCGGACGATTAATGAGGTCAATGAGTCGCCGAAAACGACTAAGCGGGTGCCAAAGTTAAATCAAAACGACGAATTAACTGATCTAGGGACATTGTTCAATGACATGTTAGACACCATGCAACGCTACATTAGGCAACAGCAGCGGTTCGTAGAGGATGTTTCGCATGAGCTAAGGACGCCCGTCGCCGTAATTCAGGGCCATATGGACCTGTTAAAACGGTGGGGGAAGGACGATCCTGAAGTCCTGCAGGAGTCAATTGATGCTTCGATTGGCGAAATTGATCGGATGAAAAGCTTGATCAATGAAATGCTGGACCTTTCCAGGGTGGAGCAGGCTAGTTTAAATTATCGTGACCGGGTAACTGACGTTGAAGAAGTTGTGGAACAACAATTTAGTGATTTTCAGATGTTGCATCCTGACTTTGACTTTACGTTTGATAACGACGTCCGTAAACCAGTCTATGCGCAAATTTATCGTGGTCATCTATCGCAAATCCTGGTCATTCTATTGGATAATGCGGTCAAGTATTCCACCGACCGTAAAATCATTCATATCTCACTATCGCGCAATATGCGTAGTGTGGAGTTATCCGTACAGGATTTTGGTGAAGGAATTAGTCAAGATAACATGGGCAACGTGTTTGAGCGCTTTTACCGGGTCGATAAGTCCAGAAGTCGCGACCAGGGTGGCAATGGATTGGGACTTTCGATTGCAAAACGCTTGGTAGAGGCTTATCATGGGCGCATTGCGGTTGAAAGTTCGCTCGGGTCCGGATCGATCTTTAGCATTTCGCTACCGATTCTCACTAAGGAACAACGCTTAGCGTTAGAGCAACGCGAGCAAGCTGAGCAACCAGCCCAGTCCGATTTAAATCAAGAGTAA
- a CDS encoding response regulator transcription factor, producing MTKVLIVEDEKSLSRFVELELKHEGYEVTVAGDGRDGLEEAINEDFDVILLDLMLPKLNGMEVARRLREKKDTPIIMMTARDSVIDRVSGFDHGADDYIVKPFAIEELLARIRALLRRIKIEGHQKAQEQKVVHFKDLTIEKESRIVRRGDEVIDLTKREYELLLTLMENVNVVLARGVLLNKVWGYDSDAETNVVDVYVRYLRNKIDREGEKSYIQTVRGTGYVMRS from the coding sequence ATGACCAAGGTATTAATTGTGGAGGATGAAAAGAGTCTCTCCCGTTTCGTTGAATTAGAATTAAAGCATGAAGGCTACGAAGTGACCGTTGCTGGCGATGGTCGTGATGGCCTTGAAGAAGCCATTAATGAAGATTTTGATGTCATCCTATTGGACTTGATGTTACCCAAGTTAAATGGGATGGAAGTGGCTAGACGATTACGTGAAAAGAAGGACACCCCAATTATTATGATGACGGCTCGTGATTCCGTGATCGATCGGGTCTCTGGGTTTGACCATGGGGCTGATGACTACATCGTAAAACCATTTGCGATCGAAGAATTATTAGCCCGGATTCGGGCCCTCTTACGGCGGATCAAGATCGAAGGACATCAAAAGGCTCAAGAACAAAAGGTGGTTCATTTTAAGGACCTAACCATCGAAAAGGAAAGCCGGATCGTTCGGCGGGGCGATGAAGTGATCGACTTAACCAAACGGGAATACGAATTACTATTGACGTTAATGGAAAACGTTAACGTGGTGTTGGCCCGTGGCGTGCTTTTAAACAAGGTTTGGGGTTATGATTCAGATGCTGAAACCAACGTGGTGGATGTTTACGTTCGTTACCTTAGAAATAAGATTGATCGTGAGGGTGAAAAGAGCTACATCCAAACCGTTCGTGGAACTGGGTATGTGATGCGTTCATGA
- the rpmF gene encoding 50S ribosomal protein L32: MAVPARRTSKAKKRMRRGHIKLNVPGLTPCPNCGELRKSHYVCPSCGYYDGKDVISNTSN; the protein is encoded by the coding sequence TTGGCTGTACCAGCAAGAAGAACTTCTAAAGCTAAGAAGCGGATGCGTCGGGGTCACATTAAGTTAAATGTCCCTGGTTTAACTCCATGCCCAAACTGTGGTGAACTACGTAAGTCACATTACGTTTGCCCAAGTTGTGGTTACTACGATGGTAAAGATGTTATTAGTAACACTAGTAACTAA
- a CDS encoding DUF177 domain-containing protein translates to MKWYLSDLKDYKAVPLSEQAELDLKDDLLSRYADQILDVHPVTVQSHVFYDQGNAIVNAQVKGEITVPSSRSLTPVKFPLDFSINEVYVPDEAALRRFEQDDGNAGEIALVTDEEGAIDFDKAVADNIILQIPMHILSPEESEFNIMPTGEDWQVVSEDDFNHPKAADKPVDPRLTKLKDFFNQD, encoded by the coding sequence ATGAAATGGTATTTGAGTGATTTAAAAGATTACAAAGCCGTACCACTTTCTGAACAAGCAGAGCTAGATTTGAAGGATGACCTCTTATCTAGATATGCTGATCAAATCCTTGATGTTCACCCGGTGACCGTGCAATCGCACGTGTTTTACGACCAGGGGAACGCAATCGTTAATGCCCAGGTCAAGGGTGAAATTACGGTTCCGTCATCTCGTTCTTTGACGCCCGTTAAATTCCCGTTAGACTTTAGCATTAATGAGGTTTATGTTCCAGATGAAGCGGCATTAAGACGCTTCGAACAAGATGATGGGAACGCCGGTGAAATTGCGCTAGTGACCGATGAGGAGGGCGCAATTGACTTTGATAAGGCGGTTGCCGATAATATCATCTTGCAAATTCCAATGCACATCCTGTCACCGGAAGAATCTGAATTCAATATTATGCCTACGGGCGAAGATTGGCAGGTTGTTTCGGAAGATGATTTTAATCATCCCAAGGCAGCTGACAAACCAGTTGATCCACGTCTTACAAAGTTAAAAGACTTTTTTAACCAGGATTAG
- a CDS encoding nucleotidyltransferase produces MLSAVGIVAEYNPFHNGHQYQLQAARRRSDADVVIAIMSGNWVQRGAPAIYDKWIRTEMALAAGVDLVVELPIFSAVQPADRFATGAMQLVTQLGCQSLAFGCEHPEYDFAALGQIQLHDDAQHFTNYQQPYPALIQSALRDQFGVSIDQPNDILGFNYARALDELGQRLNLIPIQRIGSQHHDQGVHTQFASGSAIRQLMVSGQQSQIAAVMPPSGVRLSASETPLSWQSFWPLLRYQLMTTSLEALTQRYQMTEGLEHRLRASAIKHPQFDAFLNAVKTKRYTFARIQRLLVAVLLQLNSSEMLDQHPYLRVLGFNRLGQAYLRQVKKQIQLPIISKIDQSVLQSQLRAEFKAGLVTQMKTHRSEDLYRHPIIKK; encoded by the coding sequence ATGTTAAGTGCAGTTGGCATCGTTGCGGAGTACAATCCGTTTCACAACGGCCATCAATACCAACTACAGGCTGCTAGGCGGCGTTCGGATGCTGATGTTGTGATTGCCATTATGAGTGGCAATTGGGTCCAGCGCGGAGCACCAGCGATTTATGATAAGTGGATTCGCACCGAAATGGCGCTTGCTGCCGGGGTCGATCTGGTAGTGGAGTTACCCATTTTTAGTGCAGTCCAACCAGCTGATCGCTTTGCTACGGGCGCCATGCAGCTCGTTACCCAACTGGGGTGTCAGTCGTTAGCGTTTGGTTGTGAACATCCGGAATATGATTTTGCCGCATTGGGCCAAATTCAGTTGCACGATGACGCCCAGCACTTTACTAACTACCAACAGCCCTACCCAGCACTAATTCAATCGGCACTCCGTGATCAATTTGGGGTTTCAATCGATCAGCCCAATGACATCTTGGGGTTCAATTACGCTCGGGCGCTTGATGAATTGGGCCAACGCCTTAATCTAATCCCGATTCAACGGATTGGGAGCCAGCATCATGATCAAGGGGTTCACACTCAGTTTGCGAGTGGGAGTGCGATTCGGCAACTAATGGTTAGTGGGCAACAAAGCCAAATTGCTGCCGTCATGCCCCCATCAGGAGTGCGGCTTAGCGCCTCGGAAACCCCATTAAGTTGGCAATCATTTTGGCCGTTATTGCGCTACCAATTGATGACGACATCACTGGAAGCACTTACACAGCGGTATCAAATGACCGAGGGCCTTGAGCATCGGTTAAGGGCTTCTGCAATCAAGCACCCACAATTTGATGCCTTTCTAAATGCGGTGAAAACGAAACGCTATACGTTCGCACGGATTCAACGCCTCCTAGTAGCGGTGCTATTGCAGCTCAATTCATCTGAAATGCTTGACCAACACCCATATTTACGGGTATTAGGTTTTAATCGGTTGGGGCAAGCATATCTCAGACAAGTTAAAAAGCAGATTCAACTACCAATCATTTCAAAGATTGACCAATCAGTGCTACAATCGCAGTTGAGGGCCGAGTTTAAAGCGGGGTTGGTGACACAAATGAAAACGCACCGTAGTGAAGATTTGTATCGGCACCCCATTATTAAAAAGTAG
- a CDS encoding class I SAM-dependent DNA methyltransferase, translating to MIYGEFAELYDELFDPEMYANWVQFVLKHANGGSLLDLACGNGRLAIELAHRGFTPSGLDLSDAMLAIASQKASASNVSLPLYNGNMLDLAGLATFQTITCFDDSICYLHDQTELATLFKQVAAHLDNDGTFLFDVITPYQTDVIYPGYMYNYHDETRAFMWRSYAGEFEHSVEHDLAFFNYNPEKDAYDEFSELHLERTYPLQTYLRALNAAGFTKVTPSADFGTSEINPKTTRWFFVARRG from the coding sequence ATGATTTATGGTGAATTCGCCGAGCTATACGATGAGTTATTTGATCCAGAAATGTATGCCAACTGGGTCCAATTTGTTTTAAAGCATGCCAATGGGGGCAGTCTGTTAGACCTTGCTTGTGGGAACGGGCGTTTAGCTATCGAATTGGCCCACCGGGGCTTTACACCTAGTGGGTTAGATCTCTCAGATGCGATGCTAGCAATTGCTAGTCAAAAGGCATCCGCTAGCAACGTTTCATTACCACTTTATAACGGGAATATGCTCGATTTAGCGGGACTAGCAACATTTCAAACGATCACGTGCTTTGATGATTCGATTTGTTATTTGCACGATCAAACTGAACTAGCGACCCTTTTTAAGCAAGTGGCTGCCCACCTTGATAATGATGGCACCTTTTTATTTGATGTCATTACGCCGTATCAAACTGATGTAATCTATCCGGGGTACATGTACAACTACCATGATGAGACCCGGGCGTTTATGTGGCGTTCATATGCAGGTGAGTTTGAACATTCTGTTGAACACGACCTGGCGTTTTTTAACTACAATCCGGAAAAGGATGCATACGATGAATTTTCTGAATTACATTTAGAACGGACCTACCCGTTGCAAACGTATTTGCGGGCACTGAACGCCGCCGGATTCACTAAGGTCACGCCCAGTGCTGATTTTGGTACGAGTGAGATCAATCCCAAAACGACGCGGTGGTTCTTTGTCGCAAGAAGGGGGTAA
- the rsfS gene encoding ribosome silencing factor, with product MDSKDKVSVVVKAADDKRAHDIVALNVEQISLMADYFIIMDAASSRQVKAIAEAIVDEAEKADITIKQVEGKNAANWILIDLGDVIVHVFQREQREFYDLEKLWSDAAELDISNWVTE from the coding sequence ATGGATAGTAAGGATAAGGTATCAGTAGTTGTTAAAGCTGCTGATGATAAACGGGCGCACGATATCGTGGCCCTTAATGTGGAACAAATTAGCTTGATGGCTGATTACTTCATTATCATGGATGCTGCTTCAAGCAGACAGGTGAAAGCCATTGCTGAAGCGATTGTGGATGAAGCCGAAAAGGCTGATATTACAATTAAACAAGTGGAAGGTAAAAATGCTGCAAATTGGATCTTAATTGACCTAGGGGATGTAATCGTCCACGTCTTTCAACGCGAACAACGTGAATTTTACGACCTGGAAAAGTTATGGTCCGATGCTGCTGAATTAGACATTAGTAACTGGGTTACTGAATAA
- the yqeK gene encoding bis(5'-nucleosyl)-tetraphosphatase (symmetrical) YqeK produces the protein MSKVILDYQENIVPYSRDELLNRLDGALRSKRFAHVQRVEQMAIKLARLNGVDEEIASIAGLVHDYAKQRPDEDFIKTIHEYQLDPDLLNYGNSVWHGYVGWLLVKNELGITNIDVLNAVKYHTIGAPYMSKLAQIVYMADYIETGRDFPGVEEARQITFDNLANGVAYQTFHTLDFLVNRHVAVFPKTIDTFNAWVPTSDLYRKDK, from the coding sequence ATGAGTAAGGTTATTTTAGATTATCAAGAAAACATCGTTCCATATAGTCGTGATGAACTACTAAACCGCTTAGATGGCGCCTTGCGGTCCAAGCGTTTTGCCCACGTGCAACGGGTAGAACAAATGGCGATTAAGTTAGCCCGGCTCAACGGGGTGGACGAAGAAATTGCAAGTATCGCTGGATTAGTCCATGATTATGCTAAGCAACGTCCGGATGAGGACTTTATTAAAACCATTCACGAATACCAATTGGACCCGGACCTATTGAATTACGGCAATTCAGTTTGGCACGGATACGTAGGGTGGTTGTTAGTCAAAAACGAGTTGGGGATTACCAATATCGACGTTTTAAACGCGGTTAAGTACCATACCATTGGGGCTCCGTACATGAGTAAATTAGCTCAGATCGTGTACATGGCCGACTACATTGAAACCGGTCGTGATTTTCCGGGGGTCGAAGAAGCGCGCCAGATTACCTTTGATAATTTAGCGAACGGGGTTGCATACCAGACCTTCCATACGCTGGACTTCCTGGTGAACCGCCACGTAGCGGTATTTCCAAAAACGATCGATACGTTCAATGCATGGGTCCCAACGTCTGATTTATATAGAAAGGATAAATAA
- a CDS encoding nicotinate-nucleotide adenylyltransferase, translated as MNKVGYQDNVKTLTQIIGHRERGHNIGLLGGTFNPVHTGHLIIADQVRSQLGLDQVLLMPDAIPPHVDRKHAIDASHRVNMLRLATEDNAKLGLELSEILRGGKSFSYDTIKELTHRFPNNNYYFIIGGDMVEYLPKWYRINDLIKMVQFVAVRRNGYPFTSKYPVVWVDVPMIDVSSTLIRSKLHQVQSIRYLVPTAVDNYIKENHLYE; from the coding sequence ATGAATAAAGTTGGCTACCAAGATAACGTGAAGACATTGACCCAAATTATTGGCCATCGTGAACGGGGCCACAATATTGGGTTGCTAGGGGGGACTTTTAACCCGGTCCATACTGGACACTTAATCATTGCCGATCAAGTCAGAAGCCAATTGGGCCTAGATCAGGTATTATTAATGCCTGATGCGATTCCGCCCCACGTTGATCGAAAACATGCGATCGATGCGAGCCATCGGGTTAATATGTTGCGACTTGCAACTGAGGATAATGCCAAGCTCGGGCTAGAACTATCCGAAATTTTACGCGGTGGGAAGAGCTTTAGTTATGATACGATTAAGGAATTGACGCACCGCTTCCCTAATAATAATTATTACTTTATTATTGGTGGTGACATGGTTGAGTACCTGCCCAAATGGTATCGCATCAATGATTTGATTAAGATGGTCCAATTTGTGGCCGTGCGGCGCAATGGGTATCCCTTTACGTCTAAGTACCCGGTCGTCTGGGTCGATGTGCCCATGATTGACGTGTCTTCGACTTTGATCAGGAGTAAGCTTCACCAGGTGCAATCCATTCGTTACTTAGTACCTACCGCTGTTGATAATTATATAAAGGAGAATCATCTTTATGAGTAA
- the yhbY gene encoding ribosome assembly RNA-binding protein YhbY, which translates to MNLRGKQKRFLRARANRMRPLFSIGKDGLSETWLTQVNDALNNRELMKVNILQNSAVEPADVREFVEANSQIQVVQTIGRTVLLFKIADQAKHRHISEEVKQI; encoded by the coding sequence ATGAATTTAAGGGGAAAGCAAAAACGCTTTTTAAGAGCACGTGCTAACCGGATGCGGCCACTCTTTTCAATTGGTAAGGATGGCCTGAGCGAAACCTGGTTGACGCAGGTCAACGACGCCTTGAACAACCGCGAATTAATGAAGGTCAACATCCTCCAAAATTCTGCGGTGGAACCAGCTGATGTCCGTGAATTCGTGGAAGCAAACAGTCAAATTCAGGTTGTCCAAACCATCGGCCGGACGGTCTTGCTATTTAAAATTGCTGATCAGGCAAAGCACCGGCATATTTCAGAGGAAGTTAAACAAATTTAG
- the yqeH gene encoding ribosome biogenesis GTPase YqeH — MEDEELRCVGCGAVIQTTDPNGLGFVPASALKKAVDNDEDVYCKRCFRLRHYNEISPVSLTDDDFRSLLSQIQDTDALIVYVVDIFDFNGSLIPGLHRFVGANPILMVGNKSDLLPSSFKRSKLTDWIRQQANKNGIRPIGIELVSAKTNDSVDHLLEVIDKKRKGRDVYVVGVTNVGKSTLINQIIRQSTGIKELITTSRFPGTTLDKIEIPLADGKQIIDTPGIIHAQQMAHYLNGRDLKIVAPQKQIKPRSYQLNPEQTLFFAGVARFDYLHGDKKYGFTAYVENNLFVHRTKLANADSFYANHLGDLLTPPSGEDLKHFPELVRHEFKTTEKSDLVIEGLGWITVPAGVIVAGWAPKQVAVLIRRSMI; from the coding sequence ATGGAAGATGAAGAATTAAGATGCGTTGGCTGTGGAGCAGTCATTCAAACCACTGATCCCAATGGATTGGGGTTCGTACCAGCATCCGCACTCAAAAAAGCAGTTGATAATGATGAAGATGTTTATTGTAAACGGTGCTTTAGATTACGGCACTACAATGAAATTTCACCGGTTAGTTTAACCGATGATGATTTTCGGTCGTTACTTAGTCAGATTCAAGATACCGATGCTTTAATCGTTTACGTAGTCGATATTTTTGACTTTAACGGGAGCTTAATTCCCGGATTACACCGGTTCGTGGGTGCTAATCCCATCTTGATGGTGGGCAATAAGTCAGATTTATTGCCTAGTTCATTCAAGCGCAGTAAGCTCACTGATTGGATTCGTCAACAGGCAAATAAAAATGGGATTCGACCAATTGGGATTGAGCTAGTCTCCGCAAAGACGAACGACTCAGTGGACCACCTGTTGGAAGTAATCGATAAAAAACGGAAGGGACGCGACGTGTACGTTGTCGGGGTGACTAACGTTGGAAAATCAACCTTGATCAATCAAATTATTCGCCAAAGTACCGGGATTAAGGAGTTAATTACCACTTCCCGGTTCCCCGGCACGACGTTGGATAAGATTGAAATTCCACTTGCCGATGGGAAGCAGATTATTGATACTCCCGGAATTATTCATGCGCAACAAATGGCGCACTATTTAAATGGTCGTGATTTAAAAATTGTGGCGCCTCAAAAGCAGATCAAACCACGTTCATACCAATTAAACCCAGAGCAAACGCTGTTCTTTGCTGGGGTGGCTCGGTTCGACTACCTTCATGGGGACAAGAAGTATGGGTTTACGGCCTACGTAGAAAACAACCTCTTCGTCCACCGGACCAAGTTAGCAAATGCTGATTCATTTTATGCTAACCACCTGGGTGATTTATTAACACCGCCGAGTGGTGAGGATTTAAAACACTTCCCAGAGTTGGTTCGACATGAGTTTAAAACGACTGAAAAAAGCGATCTAGTAATCGAAGGATTAGGGTGGATCACCGTGCCAGCAGGCGTGATTGTTGCTGGTTGGGCACCTAAACAAGTAGCCGTCTTGATAAGACGTTCAATGATATAG
- a CDS encoding YqeG family HAD IIIA-type phosphatase, whose amino-acid sequence MIEKFKPTWMVPAIYDLKPAQLNAMGIKAVLTDLDNTVIPWNNPDGTPQLRAWLATLAQFNIRLVVISNNKRSRIQRVVQNLGLDFISRAMKPLPHGIRRAIRKYHLKNDQVIMVGDQLMTDIWASNNAHVNSVLVKPLVGSDAWITQVNRQIEKRVMNKLHQKYPDLKWQEDVKS is encoded by the coding sequence ATGATTGAAAAATTTAAACCAACCTGGATGGTTCCAGCAATTTACGATTTAAAGCCAGCCCAGCTAAATGCAATGGGGATTAAGGCGGTATTGACCGATTTAGATAATACCGTCATTCCATGGAACAATCCTGACGGAACCCCCCAGTTACGAGCTTGGCTAGCCACTTTAGCCCAGTTCAATATTCGACTAGTCGTGATTTCCAATAATAAGCGTTCGCGTATTCAACGGGTGGTACAAAACCTGGGGCTTGATTTTATTTCACGGGCAATGAAGCCACTCCCGCATGGGATTCGTCGGGCGATTCGGAAGTATCATTTGAAAAATGATCAGGTCATTATGGTCGGTGACCAGTTGATGACTGATATTTGGGCTTCGAACAACGCCCATGTAAATAGCGTACTAGTTAAACCACTGGTCGGTAGTGATGCCTGGATTACCCAGGTAAATCGGCAAATTGAAAAACGGGTCATGAATAAATTACACCAAAAATACCCAGATTTAAAATGGCAGGAGGACGTTAAGAGTTAA
- the rplT gene encoding 50S ribosomal protein L20, with protein MPRVKGGTVTHARRKRMLKAAKGYRGGKSRLFKTAKDQVMKSRTYAFRDRRNNKINFRKLWIARINAASRINGLSYSKLMHGLKLANIEVNRKMLADLAVNDADAFKAFAEAAKKALA; from the coding sequence ATGCCACGAGTTAAAGGTGGAACCGTTACACATGCACGTCGTAAGCGCATGCTAAAAGCAGCCAAGGGATACCGCGGTGGAAAGAGCCGTTTATTCAAGACTGCTAAAGACCAAGTGATGAAGTCACGTACTTATGCATTCCGTGACCGTCGTAACAACAAAATCAACTTCAGAAAGCTTTGGATCGCACGGATCAATGCTGCTTCTAGAATCAATGGTTTAAGTTACAGCAAATTGATGCACGGTTTGAAGTTAGCTAATATCGAAGTTAACCGTAAAATGTTAGCTGATTTAGCTGTTAACGATGCAGATGCATTTAAGGCATTTGCAGAAGCTGCTAAGAAAGCTTTAGCATAA
- the rpmI gene encoding 50S ribosomal protein L35, whose translation MPKIKTNRAVAKRFKKTAKGGLKSAHAFTSHRFHGKTKKQRRHLRGTHVVSATNTKKYLKLLK comes from the coding sequence ATGCCTAAGATCAAAACTAACCGCGCCGTAGCAAAGCGTTTCAAAAAGACTGCTAAGGGTGGTTTAAAGAGTGCCCATGCTTTTACTAGTCACCGTTTCCACGGTAAGACTAAGAAGCAACGTCGTCACTTACGTGGGACTCATGTAGTATCAGCTACTAACACTAAGAAGTACCTTAAGTTATTAAAGTAA